One genomic window of Helicobacter kayseriensis includes the following:
- the purD gene encoding phosphoribosylamine--glycine ligase — MKVAIIGSGGREHMILKKIKHNPKITQLFVIPGNAGMQQEATCVPLDITRNEEVLGFALEQKLDFVIVSPDNPLVGGMVDVLEEAGIACFGPRQNGAILEGSKIFAKDFMKRHAIPTAQYWTFSSTQEAIEFLHQASFPIVIKADGLAFGKGVIIAQTLQEGVKCLKEMMEEEIFGESGKQVVIEEFLEGKEASILAFCDGKNIAPMISSMDYKKALDGDQGLNTGGMGCIAPNPYYTKEIAQKCMETIFLPTLKGLQSENRDFRGCLYFGLMLTKEGPKVIEYNCRFGDPETQTILPLLKSDLFEIMLKVSKRELRTEDVIFEEKASCCVVLASSGYPKDFEVGHPITYPSSFEICFAGVKEKDHHLINSGGRVLSVTSIASTLQEARQESYQKISQIDFKNRYYRTDIGKDIEEQQ; from the coding sequence GTGAAAGTTGCAATTATTGGAAGCGGTGGAAGGGAGCATATGATTTTGAAAAAAATCAAGCACAATCCCAAAATCACACAACTCTTTGTTATCCCAGGAAATGCAGGAATGCAACAAGAAGCCACATGTGTCCCTCTTGATATTACGCGCAATGAAGAGGTGCTAGGGTTTGCATTAGAACAAAAGCTTGATTTTGTGATCGTTTCTCCTGATAATCCCTTGGTTGGGGGGATGGTAGATGTTTTGGAAGAAGCAGGAATTGCTTGCTTTGGTCCTAGACAAAATGGCGCAATCTTAGAGGGAAGCAAAATCTTTGCAAAAGATTTTATGAAAAGACACGCTATCCCAACAGCGCAATACTGGACTTTTTCTTCTACTCAAGAGGCGATAGAGTTTTTACATCAAGCATCTTTTCCTATCGTTATCAAGGCCGATGGACTTGCTTTTGGCAAAGGTGTTATCATCGCTCAAACTTTGCAAGAAGGGGTCAAATGCCTCAAAGAAATGATGGAAGAGGAGATTTTTGGAGAAAGTGGAAAGCAAGTTGTGATTGAAGAGTTTTTAGAAGGAAAAGAAGCTTCTATTCTTGCTTTTTGTGATGGGAAAAATATCGCGCCTATGATTTCTTCAATGGATTATAAAAAAGCTCTTGATGGGGATCAAGGGCTCAACACTGGCGGAATGGGATGCATTGCCCCCAACCCATACTACACAAAAGAAATCGCTCAAAAATGTATGGAAACAATCTTCCTCCCCACTCTCAAAGGATTGCAAAGTGAGAATCGAGATTTTAGAGGGTGTCTCTATTTTGGTCTCATGCTAACAAAAGAAGGGCCCAAAGTCATTGAATACAATTGTCGCTTTGGCGATCCTGAAACACAAACAATCCTGCCTCTTTTAAAGAGTGATTTATTTGAGATTATGCTCAAGGTTTCCAAAAGAGAACTTAGGACAGAAGATGTGATTTTTGAAGAAAAAGCTTCCTGCTGTGTTGTTTTGGCCTCTAGTGGATACCCCAAAGATTTTGAAGTAGGCCATCCCATCACCTATCCTTCTTCATTTGAAATTTGCTTTGCAGGGGTGAAAGAAAAAGATCATCATCTCATCAACTCTGGAGGGCGTGTTTTAAGCGTCACTTCAATAGCCTCTACACTCCAAGAAGCAAGACAAGAAAGCTATCAAAAAATTTCTCAAATTGATTTTAAGAATCGTTATTACCGCACAGATATTGGAAAAGATATAGAGGAGCAACAATGA